The DNA sequence TCTGTCCCCGCAGGTGCCCTGAGCATGGGGATCCCTCTGCCCAAGGTGCTGCGCATTCCCCTGGTGAATGTGGATTTCCAGATAAAAGCGGTGAGTGCTCCGATGGTTGCTCCTTCCTGTGAGGCTCCAGGGCCGGTCACAGAaccctgctggtgctgcctgtgtgtgcaAGGGCTGTAGAACTCAATCCCTGAAAGACtgacagggctgctctgtctgACCTCCCTGGCCAGGGAATGTTCCTGAGGATGTGATGCCCACACAAGGTGTGGGCCCAGCTGCACCATGAGCAGTGCTCAGGCACTGGGGCACGTCCCAGTTCCCTGTCCAGGCccacttttctttctgaagaactcagtgggagcagctctgaTGTGGATCCAGGCATTCAGACAAGCCCTCTCCAGTGGCACCATCCAAAGAATCCTGAATTGCCCCAAGTTCCAGCCCTGATCACCCTGGAGGTGTCCTGGAGCAGCCAGAATATTCCCCAACACCTCCCAAAGAGTTCTGTGCCCTCCTTATTACAAACTGGACATGAGGACTTCTGCAGGAGGGTTCTGTCTTTGCTGTGTGTTGTGAACCAACATCCCTTGATGGGAAATaatgtgtttgtgtttctccctgctctcctccagggCCTGATCGTGtttctggtgtgagctgtgcagCCGGAGGCATGGAGAGGACTGTGGGggcagagagaggaagagagcaGCAAGAATGGAATGCCAGCATCAGCATTATCTGCTTTTTTTTACTAAACTTGATTCAAGGCTCTTGATaatactttaaaatactttaaaatgaaTTGGTTTGTGTGAGTACAGTTTGACACTTGCAAACCTGACTGGCAGCTCTGTGTACAAACATTTATTTAGAGAAGCTGGTGTGATTTTGGGGTCACAGTCACAGCAGTTGAATGTGGTGCTGAAGTGAAATTGGGAAATTTGTTCTGAGGTAAAATTTTTCCTGGTAGAATGGAAAAGTGAATTTGTTGCATGTGGCTTCTGAAGTGAATGGCCCCATCCTTGTCCAGGAGGATGTGAAGTGCTGAGTGGGAGCTCAGCATACATTTGTCATGTAACTCTTTTAATAAATGTTCCTACTTTTTTAGTGCTTGGAATGAGGTTCTGGTTTCTGATGCTTCTCAAGGTGAGCTTCTGTCCTGCCTCCACTCTGGGACCTTGTTCCTTTGTGACAATCAATATTTTGGGTTTGAAAAGTCTTCCCACTTTAActtcctgagaaaaaaaattgaactttCAGTGGCTCCCCCTGGCCTGATAACCTGCTGACCAAATGCTAATCCACAAgcagaaatcaaaattaaatcGAATTTCCAAAGGTCATGAAGCATTTCCAAATAGAAtctggagggaaaacttccttAGCAGAGGACCTAGAGGTCTGACAGCCCTGGAGAACACCCATGTGCCTGCCAGAGCCATGTCTGCTTAGGCTGATGTCACAGCCTGTTGGTCTCTGCATGTCACAGTGATAAGAATCCCAGcattttggattttaaaaaacccaaattattctGTGTTAAATAAATTACAAGTCTCAGGTTTTAAATGGCCTCTCCAACCCCAGTTTTTCCCAGCACTGGATGACATGACAAGTGTGTGAGTTACTGCTTGTGTCCCAGAGGCTGTGGCAGTCTGGCACTGAGCAGGTGAGGGATGGGGCAAATTCCACCCTGCATTTCTGCCTGAAGGAAGGAACAGCTCAGTACTGTGGGGCCAaacctgtcctgctgcaggagctcccagcatCACCGTGAGATGCTGCAGAGGGGTCTCTGAGCATGGCAGAGGAGGTGCTGGGCCCTTTGGGGGTCCCTCTTTGTGTGAACTGCCCAGCactcctgagctgtgccaaacacAAACCTGGTGTCACACACTGTCACCACGTGGCTGGTCTGCCTTGTGTCCGGCAGAAAGACTTTGGGTGGGTTGAAGACCATTGAAGATGGGTGTCCTGGGGAGTTCAAACAGCTCTTTTGGCTCCCAGCATGGTGCAGGCTGATGCTGCCTGTGGTGCTGAGCTCCCCAGGGTCAGTTCAGCTGCTGGTGACACAAGCCTTGTCCtgggcagaaatgctgcttctgTGTAGTGACACTGAAGCCCTGGGCTGGGTACAGCCCCATCACCAGCTGGACCCCAGTGGGGTGAGGTGCCAGCAAGAGTGAAGGCTGTGGAGCTTTGGAGCCTGCTcaggagccaggagcaggagctcagagccctttgctCGTGTTCTCTGACACCAGCACACcttggagctggcagagcaggctctgggctctgtgggacCCTGTTACCTGCAGGATGGGATGAGGGACAattcccctgtgctggcatcTGCTTTGTGCCACCCCAGggctcctgcactgctgggactCGGTGTCTCCATCCATCCTTTTGCCCACAGGTGGCAGAACAGGCTGTGTTGGTACAAGGTTTTGTTCTGGCTCCTGAGCAAACACCTTCTGGACTGAGTAAAGTTTACGGCCCCTTTTCATTCCCGTTTGGGCATCACTTCTGTGTGtactctgctctgctgggaggcaTTCATTTCTTTGGCACCTTACCGAGGGCTCTGTGATCTGGCACGGTCCCAGGCCTCTGCTTGccttgagaaagaaaacagtgtgGCAAGAATGAGTGATGAGAGCTTGCTGCTGCATGGAGAGCTGGTACAGCAAGCCCAGGGTCACAGAGAAGTGGAAAAGTCATCTTGTTTCCCTGGGAAAGGCTTTTCCTCTTGGGCTCTGGCCTCCATCGTGCTGCTCATCACATGGGACTGAGGGGGAAGCAGTAGAGGAGccttttccaaagagaaggCAGCATCTTCTCAATGGCACTTGTCACTTCTGCAACTTGTATATCTAATGCTCTGAATTTCTAGTGGCTTTAGGAGTATATCCAGAGCAGGAAACTGCAATCCAGAACCCTTAACAGCTGGGATAATCCTGTTCAGGAAAGTTTCTTTAACACTGGAACCTTGGCAGGCTGGGAAATCTTTTGCTgggtgagcagcaggaggggttGCCAAGGACTGactgtgctgctggtggcttgAGGGTTTGTTGGAGCCCTCTGTTATTGCTCCACCAATGCTCCTGGCAAAAGCTTCACCCCTCTACTGTTTTGTGGGGGCTGGAGAAAGGGTTTGttccccctgctctggggttTGAACCATCTGGCTGGTATGTGCTGCTCCATGTGCAGTAGTGAGGGAAGCTGGGGGTCACCAggcagctcttcctgcaggaCTGCCCAGGAAAGTGATGGATTCTGTGTTTGCCAAGGGGGCTAATGCAAACAATTCTTTCAGCATTCcttttccctggctgtgctgggggtcTCAGTAAATGGGGTGACTGGGGGGAGCAGCAGATGACCCTCATTGTCCAGCATGAGGCAGCTCTAAGCTGTGGCTATTcccaggtggggctgggagTTGTGGGTGCAGCTCTTGAGACTCCAGCCCTGCATTGGAGAGCCAGAGTCATGCAGTGGAGCTTGGAGCCAGAATATTCCCTGCCAAAGAAATGCATCTTTTCACTCCTGTAGCTTATTCCTTTTGGGAAACTGGTTTAACATGTATTAGTCAAAGAATAATGGTTGCAGCTCTACCAGGAAGCTTTTATTAGGAGCTGTTTCTGCTATGGCCAACCTCAGGCATTAACATCATTAGTCAGGTCCCCACTCTGGGCACATAAAACTTCAGGGTTCTTTACTCCTTGCAGTAAATCAAGctggcttgttttgtttgtttttcctatttCTGAGGCTTTGAATAAGAAGGTTTTGAAGTGTTTTTCAGCAGCGTCAGAGGCTAGAAATGATGGGTATAGTTGTAGCAGTGAAAGCAGATGTAgatataattaataaaatttcgTGGTTATGTGAAGCATCTCTGTGGGAGAGCTGAGGTGGGAGCTGCATGATCAAGGGTAAGGAttctcctcctgggctgcaCGGTCAGGGATGAGGatgctcctcctgggctgcatGATCAGGGACAAGGATTCTCCTCCTGGGCATCAGCACAGCCTCATGTTCTCCTTGTCTGGGGTGGATGCCAACATCACCCTGTGACTGAGTGACTGGGGCAGCTTTTGAAGCTCTGTTACCACCCACCCTCCCCTTTTGGATGCCTGTGTCTGCTGTGGGTGTTTTTTCACCCCTTTATGTTCCTGAGCAACCGGGAGATGTGTTTGGTCAGTAGGAAAGAGCATCCCAATGCCAGTGAGCACAGCGCCGGCGCAGCCCAACGCCTGCAGTCACCTCTCATTCAGCATCTCCTCTGTGATGAGCTTCCTCAGAAGCAAAGTGTTGAAAATATAACTGCCTTCAGGTCTAAAATTAGAAACCGTTCTGCAGACTGatttcctccccctcctcttcTTTCTGACCCAGGAAACTCACCAGCTGTAATGTTCCCATAGTAACACGAGACATGGAGGAAAAGCAGATGAAAGATCTCTCCTTGTAGGGACTGTGTTGTTCTGCAGCTGAGAGGCACGAGTCTGTTTTGCATCCTCGTAAATGAGTGGGATTAATTAAATGTAGGGTCTGGACATGATGGGCAAAATTTATCTGTTTATAGGTGCAAATTGttgaggggggaaaaatgtCAATAGTCACACCAACAAATGCAGAGTTAAAGAGAAATGTTTAATTAAAGCACAGAATGTTGTTACAATCCATTCTCTGTGCAACAAAACtaccaggagcagggctggaagacAAAGCTGCTAGTGCAACACCATTATTATCCAGAATAAAAAACCATGATGTTTTAGTAAGGAAAGACAGAAGATTTTCAACATTTCAAGCAGTGGCAAACCACGGAGCACGGTGTGAGTCAGTGGAATGATTCTGCCACTGCTCTACTCCAGACACCGAACTTCACTCCCAGGTTCTTGCCTCTCCAGTCTTTGCCTCCAGCTGGAGGTTGCAGGGGATCAAGACATAATCCtgagcaaggaaggaaggaggactGAGCATGGTGCCTGTGTGGCTTCATCAGCCCACACAGGGCTTCACCATCACCCCCATGGCCCCAGCCACTGCCTGTGTCCATGGGGCTAAAGAGGGGCTGGGCCTGTTTAAGGCAGTGGAACTTGGTCCTGAATGttgccagggctggacaatcAGGCTCTGATTTATTCTGGAGCTGGGAGGTTAGCATTGCTCCCAGGCTTCCTTTAAATCaagcacagcagggagcagtTTAAATGTCTTATTTGTTACCTTGTGGATGGTGATGTTGACATCGATGTAAGTGAAACTGGCGATGTGGGGCAGGAAAACCCCTTGTCTCAGGACCtctgagagaaagaaagaaaagggagagttgccagctgggtgctgcctgGGTCCGTGCTGAGCTTCCCACATGGCAGCACCCGCAGAGCTCCCATCTCCTCACTGTTTATCTGGGCTGGCACCTCCTCACGGAGTGTGGGCAGGAACAGCTCCTCCAGCAAGGCAGCCTGTGGGGAAAGGCAGGGTCAGCTCATGGTGTGGGCTaaaacaggaggagaggggcagagacCCGTGAGAGGGTCCTGATGCTCACTGCACCTCTTCCCATCCCACAAGGACTCCACTGTCCCTCCCATCAGGTGCAGCAAGCACCCAAAGTCAGTattcccacatttccctgcccaggatggctggggcagctgaggggcACCAGGCTCTTGGAGGATGGTGCCAGGAGTGGCCACAGCTGGAGGTACCCACCAGTATAGGACCCACATCAGAGGTGGCCAGGCTGAGCTCGATatccctggaaaacaaagagcagcagaggagctgctggtgctgagctgtaCCAAGCAGCTTCTCCTGTTTCCCCAATCTACCCATCTGGGCCTTTGTGGGAATGTGGAAGCTGCAGTTCCCACTTTTCTCTCTAGCCATGTTTCTGGAATTTCACTGTCTCCCTGGGGAAGAAGCCATGTCTGCAATGCCCAAACTCTAAAATCTAAAACCCTCCCCTGCCCAGTTTggctctcctttccctgcagtGAGTGGGACGTGTcccctggggctcctgcagggcagaTGGGTCATTACTCTACAGCTGCCACAGAGATGATCATCCTGGTGTCAGCGACGCTGATCTGGAGCCTGGCAGTCACGTCCTgtgggggaacagagggcagGATCAGTGAGGAAACAACCCCACTTTGGCTTTTTGGGGTGTGAGGAGCCCATCCACGCCCTGCCTCCTGCAGTGTGCTCCCTGCATCCTGCACGATGCCACATGGGCAAACAGTGCTGATTTAGAGAAACTGGAGTGATTTTGGGGTCACAGTCACAGCAGTTGAATGTGGTGCTGCAGTGAAATTGGGAAATTTGTTCTGAGGTAAAATTTTTCCTGGTAGAATGGAAAAGTGAATTTGTTGCATGTTGCTTCTGAAGTGAATGTCCCCATCCTTGTCCAGGAGGATGTGAAGTGCTGAGTGGGAGCTCAGCATACATTTGTCATGTAACTCTTTTAATAAATGTTCCTACTTTTTTAGCACTTGGAATGAGGTTCTGGTTTCTGGTGCACTGACAAGAGGAGCACTGTGATGGAACAGGCTGAGCCAGCccctgcagaggctgctctggggctcagAGGAAGGGGCAGtgcctgtgggcagcaggggcacaCTCAGCACTTGCTCCCCAGGCCTCCACACCCACCACGTTGACACTCAGGAAGCTCTGGAAGGGAGATGATCCTGCGCCAATCTGGGCAGTGAGGAAGAGCTGCACGATTGCTTTGTCCTCCTCCAGCACCACGTGAGGAGAGCTCCTGGTCACAGCTTGAAGCACCACTGGCAGGTCCTCTTGGAAGAGGGAGCCCATCTGCCGAGGGAGTGGGGATGTTTCTGGGCAtggcagcatccctgtgccccagggtgGGCAGCTGGGGGACACAGCCCGAGCTGGGCTTTTGCCTCTTGGGGGTACAGGGACAGCAACACACCTGAGTGATCCTCTCAGCCAAGGTGGCCGTGGTCAGAGAGCTCTGAAACACAAAGCACAGCTCGTGATCAGAgccatggggctgctccagggctctgtgcagcccctctgatgagccccatcccacccctgggTACGTGCAGGAACTCTCCTCACACCAGCCATGCCAGGAGCAGCGTGCAGGTTACTCCTCATGGCAAACTCTCCATGCTCCATTAGACCAGGAATGTTTTTAGGAGCTtgggggtgaggggctgggactCCTGCAGGTGCTTGGACACACTCAAATTTCTGTGTAGGGTTTGTTGTTCCTCCAAGacattcccagggcagggctgtccctccAGGTGTGTATCTCCcactccttccctcctcccttgtTCCACTCACCAGGAGACTCACGTTGAGGGCTCCAGACTCTTCCAAGGCAGAGAACAAACTGGTGTAGAAGTGCTCAGAGAAGGCCAGGATGAGGTGGGAAGGGCTGGATCTCGCTGGCTCAGGCatgctgaaaggcacagggctgACAGGCAGGGGGATTGCTGCCCCTGCCACTTGGAAAGTTGTCTGCAGCACACGggcaaagagaaaatgaatttcAAGTGTCTCAGGGCTGTAGCACTTGGTGGAAGCAGTAGTCCTCTTCCAAGGACTGGAGCTGGGCTGTAAGAGCTGGAAAGTGAGGACTTACTTGTAAAGAGATGATGATTCCCTGCTCAGAGTACATgggggcagccaggggcagGTACTGGACTTGGCAGTTGGGTGTGATGGGGAATGGAgctgcaaatggagcagagggatgctcaggaagaggagggaaggagtgTCAGGCTCTGGGAAGTGTCTGGGTTTTTACTCTGGTTTCCACAGTAAAAAAGACGGagagagctgggcagaggaagTAGATCCCAGGGAGATGatggcagcagagcctctgCTACTGCAGGGTAGGAACTTGTCCCACCTCATAATCTGCTCCAAAATGCTCCTTGAAACCCTCAGTCCACAATGGGACTGAAAGCCAACTGCCCACCTGCCAGAGACATCAGCCGTTCATTTGGGAAAAGCAGCAACTTGGAGACTTCCAGACAGATCTGTGgaataaagaacaaaaagaaaagaggtgATAGATGGACATGGGGGTCTGTTGGCACTGGGTGTCCCCAGAAAGTCTCTGAGGTGGGTGCTGCCATTGGCTGTAGCAGGAGCCAGGGGACAGTGGCAGTGTCCagtgggcacagagctgtgtgtggggGGAATCTGGAAAAGCACCAGACACAAAGTGCTCTGATTCTTACAGACCTGTACAGTGCTCTCTTATCCCTTTACAAACTCTGTCTTACTTTTTCAACGTTGATCTGCTTGTCCACGTCTGAGCTCGAGGACTTGCTGGGTAAAAACAACAGAACAGAAGTTAGGAGAAAACCAGATCAGCCAAAGGTGGATGAGTATCTTTTATGTCACCCAAAAGGCACCCAGAGACAGAATTAccactgttttctatcaatcTATGATTACAATTCAGAATCACAAACTCCTGGAGAATTGCCACTGGACCTACATTAAAAGCattccagctgcacagctctaAAAGTAGCACTCCCTTGTGACAGACTGAAACTCCTTAAAATGGGGAAACCACCCAAAAGTAGAGCAAATCTCCTCCCATGAAGGGAAAGTTTTAGTGTTGGCCTTTGTTAGCTTTGAGGGCAGTGAGCAAGTCTCAATCCAATGCCTAGAAAcatttgtgcctcagtttcttcTTTCACCCATTACCCAAACCCCACAAGGAGGAAAGCTGTGGGGCTGACCTGTCTGTCTCCTCGGTGCTCTGCACCTCCTCCAGGGTGGGTTTGCAGTCAGAGGTCACCACCTCCAGGTTCCCTTCGGGGTTCATGTCCACGTGGAGGTCTGCCAGGACGGACAGCCTCATCTCCTTGGTGCttgagctggggaggagaggagagggctggagctgaggtgtgctgctggccacactccCCCCAGGCCGCGCttgctcctgcaggtgccttCAGCCAGGAGCTTGGGTTGGttccagcctggcagccccagcactcacGGGGCAGATGAGACGCCCAGGTCCACCTCGATGCTCAGCCGCATCCCTGTGTCAGGGATCAGGGTCAGGGAAAACTTGTCAACTTTGACAGAGATAATTTggttcctgctggagcagaaagGAAGGTGTTGGAAGACCAGCACAGACCCTGAGAAACCCCAAAAGTTCATGAGATCTGCACTGATAAATCCACACCCTGAGAGCAGTGttagttctgctgctgctgggcaccaACAAAGGAGCCAGGATCTCATTTCTAAACCTCCTGGTCTGCAGCAGGATTTTTGTTCTCACTGGCAAAGTGCCTTTTTTCCCAATATTCAAACACCAGTGTGGGTATGGCAGGGGCAAGAGAGGGCAACTCACCTGCTTGGAGAGGtgggagatggggctggggctgagtccaTGAGGTCCCTCCTGAGGACTGACTCTGCATGTGGCTTTGAAACTTCAGCAACTGTGAAACAGGGCAGATGTTTTGTGAGAGCCTCTGGAGCTTGTGCCCTGATGGACAGACTGAAACCCATTTCCATCCCTTACTGACCCCCTGCTGCCAGCAATGGGGCAGGGGGTGAGGCAGGTGAGCTGAGGAGTGGCATCAGATTGTGGTGCCAGGGTTTGGTGTGGAAGGtgccagtggctgctgctggcatggcTCTGCACTTACGGTATCTCAGCCCAGAGGGGGTGAGGATGCCCCCACAGTCGGGTGACCTGGTGCTGTGAGCTGGCACCAGGAGGCTCAGGAGGACGCTCAGGGTGCGCAGCATCGCCATGCAGGCACCTGGGGAACgaggagagaaagaagaggaagaggaggaggaggaggaagggggcacccacagcagcatgGTCAGAACAACGTGGCCTGGCCACTGAGACACAGAGCCACAGATCAGCTCCTTGACGGGGGCTGTGGTGTGGAGTTTGTCAGCTCTGGTGCAATAACAGCCCGCAGCTCTCATGTGGTGTCTCAAAAGCACTGACAGAAGGTTCAGCCTTGAAGAGCCTTTGTAATCTTGTGAGCTAGAACAGTGCCTGCAGCAATATCTC is a window from the Ammospiza nelsoni isolate bAmmNel1 chromosome 12, bAmmNel1.pri, whole genome shotgun sequence genome containing:
- the BPIFB2 gene encoding BPI fold-containing family B member 2 — encoded protein: MTFDKMDEGVNKMAHHSEDKLPQHLLFNPSPRQVNRQSACMAMLRTLSVLLSLLVPAHSTRSPDCGGILTPSGLRYLAEVSKPHAESVLRRDLMDSAPAPSPTSPSRNQIISVKVDKFSLTLIPDTGMRLSIEVDLGVSSAPSSTKEMRLSVLADLHVDMNPEGNLEVVTSDCKPTLEEVQSTEETDSKSSSSDVDKQINVEKICLEVSKLLLFPNERLMSLAAPFPITPNCQVQYLPLAAPMYSEQGIIISLQTTFQVAGAAIPLPVSPVPFSMPEPARSSPSHLILAFSEHFYTSLFSALEESGALNVSLLSSLTTATLAERITQMGSLFQEDLPVVLQAVTRSSPHVVLEEDKAIVQLFLTAQIGAGSSPFQSFLSVNVDVTARLQISVADTRMIISVAAVEDIELSLATSDVGPILAALLEELFLPTLREEVPAQINKVLRQGVFLPHIASFTYIDVNITIHKDYVLIPCNLQLEAKTGEARTWE